The genomic interval CCACCACTTCGGCAGCGAAAGCAAGACATTCCGTTGTTGTTTGAACACTTTCTCACTTTGGCCGCGCAAGAGATGAATAAGCCAATCCCGAGCTTTCCCAAACAACTGCCTTCACTGTTGGCTACCTACCATTTCCCTGGCAATATCCGCGAGTTACAGGCATTGGTTTACGACGCCGTCAGTCAGCACAAAAGTCATATGTTGTCGATGGAAGTGTTTCGCAAAGTCATTGACGACCGTCATGTCAATATGGCTCAGGCGCACAGTGAGCACCGCAGTTTCGACCCGGATTTGCCTTTGCCAAGCCTACAAGAAATGAATGAGATTTTGATTGACGAAGCGATGTCGCGCTCGCAAGGCAATCAATCGATTGCGGCAAGAATGTTAGGCATTTCTCAACCGGCATTGAGTAAACGACTTAAAAATAGACATCATCAAGAGTCATAAAACGGTCATAACTTTTGTTATAGTATAATAATGGTTATAAGTTTTTTAACTTTATGATTATTAATGATTTGTTTTCTTGTTATCTTTGTCTATAACTTTGGTTATAGCTGGTAATGATAAAGGTCGTTTTACAAGTTGTTGATAATTAATGGTTATTTTTATTTGTTATTTTGGCATTATAGTTGCAATGTTTATGACAGTACGAAAGCAACACTGTTTTACCACCACTGTTGTTAGGCTGACTATCAGCAGTGCTACTGAAAATTGAAAAAGGGAATGATTATGGCAGAAAAGGACTCAGCGACTCAGTCAGGTCGTGGCTTTTGGTCACAACTTGAGTTGTGGAAAAAAATAGTAATCGGTATGGTTTTAGGTGTGATCGTTGGTGCGATCATGGGCCCTGAAGCCGAATCGCTTAAGTTCATCGGTACCTTGTTTATTAACGCGATCAAGATGTTGATTGTACCTTTGATCTTCTGCTCTTTGGTGGTCGGCGTTACTTCGATGCAAGACTCACGCAAAATGGGCCGCATTGGCGCGAAAGCGATTGCCTTGTACCTAGGTACGACGGCGGTTGCGATCACCATTGGTCTGGTGTTAGCCGCTGTGTTCACTCCGGGCAGTGGCTTAGATATGGTCGCCAAAGAAGCGGCATCATCAGGTAAAGAAGCGCCCTCTCTCGTGCAAACTCTGCTTGACCTGATCCCGAAAAACCCAGTTGGCGCTCTTGCCGCGGGTAACATCTTACAAATTATCGTCTTCGCTATTGGTCTTGGTATCTCACTTAACTTGATCGGTGAAAAAGCGAAACCAGCAGTTCAAGTCTTTGAAAGCCTTGCAGAAGCCATGTACAAATTGACAGAGCTTGTGATGAAGCTCGCGCCTTACGGTGTCTTTGGTCTGATGGCTTGGGTCGCGGGTAAATACGGACTTGATATCTTATTGCCTCTGATCAAAGTGATTGCGGTGGCTTACATCGGCTGTTTGATCCACGTGATTGTGTTCTACTCTGGCGTATTGAAAGTCTTCGCCAAATTAAACCCAGTTCGTTACTTAAAAGCGGTTATGAACCCAGCGGCGGTTGCTTTTACCACCACCAGCAGTTCAGGTACGTTACCGGCTACCATCAAAGCCGCGCGTGAAGAAGCCGGTGTATCGAAAGGCGTATCAAGCTTTGTATTGCCTTTAGGGGCGACCATCAACATGGACGGTACCGCACTTTACCAAGGTGTGTGTGCGCTGTTTATTGCTCAAGCCTTTGGTATTGATTTGTCGATGAGTGATTACATGTTGATCATCATGACTTCTACCTTGGCGTCGATTGGTACCGCTGGTGTACCTGGTGCGGGTTTGATCATGTTGTCACTGGTTTTGACCACCGTTGGCCTACCGATTGAAGGTTTAGCGATTGTGGCTGGTGTTGACCGTATCCTTGATATGGCTCGTACCACAGTTAACGTGTGTGGTGACATGATGGTGTCTATCCTTATCGCCAAAAGCGAAGGTGAGTTGAACGAAGACATCTACAACAGCACCGAGACCGTACCACAAGGTGAGATGAGCTCAAAAAGCACCACGGCGTAAGCTCAACGTATCTATCACCAATTGTAAAAGCCCCAGTCACTGGGGCTTTTTTCTTTTCATGTTACCTATTAAGGCACTCCCCGCTAAGACGCCTCATACTGTCGTCATCTGGCCCTGTTCGGCAGGCGGCCAGGATCACCAATCGATATTGTTGTACCCTTTGAGTTTTTGCCAGACCCGCTCTGCGGCGTGATGAAGTTTTGCCGTCGAGCGATAAGCGTAAATTTCAGCAATCGGTGGGGCTTGTTCTTGATCCAATACGATGAGCTGTTGGTTGTTAAGCGCTTGTTTAATACTGTGCTCAGGCAGCCAGCCTATCCCTTCTCCTTGAATAATTAATGCTTTCACCAGCTCGGTCATCGATGAGGAAAACACGGGTTGCAACGCGTAATAATGCCCCATTTCTCTGGTAAGGCGGCCCATGAAACTGCCCGATGAATGCATGATCCAAGGTGAGAGAGTATGGCGCGACAGGCTGTATTTCGCTCGGCCTTGCTGGTCGAGTCCGGTGACACAGAGCATTTTTGACTCGCCTAGTTTATGGGTGAGGTAGTTGGCGTGATGAAGTTGTACGTTTTTATAACTCATCATTAAATCACAGGCATTCTCTTGCAGCATTTTCACCGCGTCGTCGATGTCGATCGCACGAACTTCAAGGATGGTCTCGGTATCTTCACTGAATAAGTTAAAATTCATTAAAGGCAAGATGTCGGTTGCGATAGAGTGCCCGGCGGCTAAGCTGACTTTTTGATGGCCAAGTACCGAAAGATCGCTGAGTCGCT from Vibrio sp. HB236076 carries:
- a CDS encoding dicarboxylate/amino acid:cation symporter; amino-acid sequence: MAEKDSATQSGRGFWSQLELWKKIVIGMVLGVIVGAIMGPEAESLKFIGTLFINAIKMLIVPLIFCSLVVGVTSMQDSRKMGRIGAKAIALYLGTTAVAITIGLVLAAVFTPGSGLDMVAKEAASSGKEAPSLVQTLLDLIPKNPVGALAAGNILQIIVFAIGLGISLNLIGEKAKPAVQVFESLAEAMYKLTELVMKLAPYGVFGLMAWVAGKYGLDILLPLIKVIAVAYIGCLIHVIVFYSGVLKVFAKLNPVRYLKAVMNPAAVAFTTTSSSGTLPATIKAAREEAGVSKGVSSFVLPLGATINMDGTALYQGVCALFIAQAFGIDLSMSDYMLIIMTSTLASIGTAGVPGAGLIMLSLVLTTVGLPIEGLAIVAGVDRILDMARTTVNVCGDMMVSILIAKSEGELNEDIYNSTETVPQGEMSSKSTTA
- a CDS encoding LysR substrate-binding domain-containing protein, whose amino-acid sequence is MQNIETKWLLDFLKLAELRNFSKAAEERHITQSTFSRRIQALENAVGCQLFDRDTTPVTLTQSGIEFRSSARSLVIQLEYDLERLSDLSVLGHQKVSLAAGHSIATDILPLMNFNLFSEDTETILEVRAIDIDDAVKMLQENACDLMMSYKNVQLHHANYLTHKLGESKMLCVTGLDQQGRAKYSLSRHTLSPWIMHSSGSFMGRLTREMGHYYALQPVFSSSMTELVKALIIQGEGIGWLPEHSIKQALNNQQLIVLDQEQAPPIAEIYAYRSTAKLHHAAERVWQKLKGYNNIDW